The following proteins are co-located in the Dietzia timorensis genome:
- a CDS encoding fructosamine kinase family protein: MREFSKTDSTAPEGFFEAEAAGLRWLAEPKAIPVVEVRDVDADGLILEYLPSGRPSTDDARQFGRGLAALHDAGAPAFGFSPSAKSWFGPLHRPSEVPTTPREEFGEFWSADRLGPMLERAEANMTDAQVGVVSDAIDVIATGAFDGIAGCDREKPSRVHGDLWSGNVLWATSDGSAVGTLIDPSAHGGHRLEDLAMLSLFSAPHLGVIYEGYCEAHPLPEGWKKDIPAHVLFGLLAHVYLFGGSYTQPAESAALQTIERARELGAL, translated from the coding sequence ATGCGCGAGTTCTCCAAGACCGACAGCACGGCACCCGAAGGCTTTTTCGAAGCGGAGGCGGCAGGGCTTCGCTGGCTCGCCGAACCGAAGGCGATCCCCGTCGTCGAGGTCCGCGATGTCGACGCCGACGGACTCATACTCGAATACCTCCCCTCGGGGCGCCCTTCCACGGACGACGCCCGTCAGTTCGGGCGTGGCCTCGCAGCGCTCCACGACGCGGGCGCCCCCGCATTCGGCTTCTCGCCTTCGGCGAAGTCGTGGTTCGGCCCGCTCCACCGACCGAGCGAGGTGCCCACGACGCCCCGCGAGGAGTTCGGTGAATTCTGGTCCGCAGACCGACTCGGTCCGATGCTCGAACGCGCCGAGGCGAACATGACCGACGCACAGGTCGGCGTCGTTTCCGACGCGATCGACGTCATCGCGACCGGGGCGTTCGACGGGATCGCCGGGTGTGACCGCGAGAAGCCCTCGCGGGTCCACGGAGACCTCTGGTCGGGCAACGTCCTGTGGGCCACGAGTGATGGGAGCGCGGTGGGAACCCTTATCGACCCCTCTGCGCATGGCGGACATCGACTCGAGGACCTCGCGATGCTTTCGCTCTTCAGCGCTCCGCACCTCGGCGTCATATATGAGGGGTACTGCGAGGCACACCCACTGCCGGAAGGCTGGAAAAAAGACATACCCGCGCACGTACTGTTCGGACTTTTGGCGCACGTGTACCTGTTCGGCGGCAGTTACACACAGCCCGCCGAGAGCGCAGCGCTGCAGACGATCGAGCGGGCCAGGGAGCTCGGCGCCCTCTAG